Proteins from a single region of Plasmodium brasilianum strain Bolivian I chromosome 13, whole genome shotgun sequence:
- a CDS encoding hypothetical protein (conserved Plasmodium protein), with amino-acid sequence MRKNKVINNLEDQIRSLKDYNIPFKYYNPSNNINIRNYLSENNIKYKCPSNAYLSLNELLEIVDGLNYSEKSNINLIDYNFERSKNEIIIESINKNEKQFGKQIEFSEDAKKRVFINKTSTYKQPYYRDNGKNNSNYRNCGNYQYNNNYQNCVIVSNNNEICSSNSTLSKPNESKNITHENKMCVQTSLSSVNNNDSSLLKNLLECRSNLSKWNNIDPEKVISTKNLKLLLLHRPNSIDDIKNLNLTGFGEDKIRKYGYDFLDVFLLSYCEKNKEKIR; translated from the coding sequence atgagaaagaaTAAGGTAATTAATAATCTTGAGGACCAAATAAGATCATTAAAGGATTATAATATaccttttaaatattataacccatcaaataatataaatattagaaattatttaagtgaaaataatatcaaatataaatgtCCGTCTAATGCTTATTTAAGTCTTAATGAATTATTAGAAATTGTTGACGGGTTAAATTATTCTGAAAAATCTAACATTAATCTTATAgattataattttgaaaggagcaaaaatgaaataataattgagagcataaataaaaacgaaaaacAATTTGGGAAACAAATTGAGTTCAGTGAAGATGCAAAGAAGAGggtattcataaataaaacaagtaCATATAAGCAACCTTATTATCGTGACAATGGCAAGAATAATAGCAATTACCGAAATTGTGGAAATTAtcaatataataacaattatCAGAATTGTGTCATTGTTTCAAATAACAATGAGATTTGCTCATCAAATAGTACATTATCTAAGCCaaatgaaagtaaaaatataacacatGAGAACAAGATGTGTGTGCAAACATCTCTATCATCAGTTAATAATAACGATAGTAGcttgttaaaaaatttattagagTGTAGAAGTAATTTATCCAAATGGAATAACATAGACCCTGAAAAAGTAATtagtacaaaaaatttaaaattgcTATTGCTGCATCGTCCGAATTCTATCGACGATATTAAGAACTTAAACTTAACCGGTTTTGGTGAAGATAAAATTAGGAAATATGGATATGATTTCTTAGATGTTTTCTTATTAAGTTACtgcgaaaaaaataaagaaaagattagataa
- a CDS encoding inner membrane complex protein 1l, translating into MELYCENSRLKKSRPVDSPFNVFNYNSDNPIYNRNVGKVFHWDPMITKECIRPPSFFDVPRFKLNHVHKNVDVPVFHKIPKIVEIPEVREITRFVDSLKVVDIPVEQVRIVPKLKIREVEKIRHVPGPIEYIDIEQEHIVHKSYTEIIEKIHEVPEIEDVEIEIPIYVPTPVGPPKDIHVNIPLPYDVPQFCFKPDKKISYGTQFPMLQQENKIPSLYIEEQIFDNRLPNMNHSTENNQKIHLSALKEHHIKDRDINTNNASCKKEYYMNNNNANNNNINKEFQDYYEYQNNNSPKEDETYNKIYGNNYGYNSKNEDDTNNENYNNSSYPLEKYYYSYSAYNDHKGINNENSYYEDNKNYIYDNDFSDDNSHNSNRVTELIVKQRK; encoded by the coding sequence ATGGAATTATATTGTGAAAATTCGAGATTAAAAAAATCCAGACCAGTTGATTCCCCttttaatgtatttaattataattcagATAATCCAATTTACAACAGAAATGTTGGAAAAGTATTCCACTGGGACCCTATGATTACAAAAGAATGCATTCGTCCACCTTCATTTTTCGATGTACCaagatttaaattaaatcatgttcataaaaatgttGACGTACCAGTTTTTCACAAAATTCCTAAGATTGTCGAAATCCCGGAAGTCCGTGAAATAACAAGATTTGTTGATTCTTTAAAAGTAGTGGATATTCCAGTAGAACAAGTTAGAATAGTTcccaaattaaaaataagagaaGTTGAAAAAATTAGGCATGTACCAGGTCCAATAGAATATATTGATATTGAACAGGAGCATATTGTCCATAAATCATATACAGAAATAATCGAAAAAATTCACGAGGTACCTGAAATTGAAGATGTCGAAATAGAGATACCAATTTATGTGCCTACGCCTGTTGGACCCCCGAAGGATATCCATGTGAATATACCTTTACCTTACGATGTTCcacaattttgttttaaacctgataaaaaaatatcttacGGAACTCAATTTCCTATGCTTCAgcaggaaaataaaattcctAGTCTCTATATTGAAGAACAGATATTTGATAATCGTTTACCAAACATGAATCATTCTACAGAGAATAATcagaaaatacatttatctGCTCTAAAGGAACATCATATCAAAGATAGAGATATAAACACAAATAATGCAAGTtgtaaaaaggaatattatatgaataataacaatgctaataacaacaacataaataaagaatttcaggattattatgaataccaaaataataattctccTAAAGAAGACGAAacttataacaaaatatatggtAATAATTACGGATACAACAGCAAAAATGAAGATGAtacaaataatgaaaattacaATAATTCTTCTTACCCACTTGAAAAATACTATTATTCGTATTCAGCTTATAATGATCATAAAGggataaataatgaaaatagttACTATGAAGAcaataagaattatatatatgataacgATTTTTCAGACGATAATTCACATAACAGCAATCGTGTGACAGAACTTATAGTCaaacaaagaaaataa